GAGCTGCTCGGGCTGGCCGGCTACGCCGTGCACGCCGCCAAAAACGGTAAGCTTGGCGTGGAGCAGGCTCTGGCCGAGAAGCCCGACTTGGTGGTGTGCGACATTATGATGCCGGTGCTCGACGGCTACGGCGTGCTGCATATTTTCAACCAGAACCCGCAGCTGGCGGGCGTGCCCTTCATCTTCCTCACCGCCAAAACCGAGCGCATCGACCAGCGCCGCGGTATGGAGCTGGGGCCGACGACTACCTCACCAAACCCTTCAGCGAAAACGAGCTGCTGAGCGCCATCAGCGGCCGGCTAGCCCGGTTTCGGCACCTCAAGCCCGACTATGACCTGCGCGCCGGCGGCCTGGGCGAGTTTCTGGACGATGCCCGCGCCGTGGGCCACCTGGCTGGCCTGTCGGGCGACCGCAAAACCCACGCGGTGCGCCGCAAGCAGACCATCTACCTGGAAGGCGACGAGGTCACGCGGGGCTACTTCGTGCAGGCCGGCCGGGTAAAAACCGTGAAAACGACCGAAGGCGGCAAAGAATTGATTACGGGCTTTTATGGCCCCGGCGAGTTTTTTGGCTACCTGCCGTTGCTGGAGCACACCCTGCACAGCGACTCGCCGTGGCCCTCGACGATGCGGAGTTGGTGTACATTCCGCAGGATGACTTTTCGCAGTTGCTGCTGCGCAATTCGGCGGTGAGCCAGCAGTTTATTCGGCTGCTGGCGGGCCGCGTGCGCGAGCGCGAGCAGCAGCTCCTGACCATGGCCTACAGCTCCATCCGGCGCCGCGTGGCCGATACGTTGCTGCGCCTGCACGAGCCCATCAGCGCCGACCCCACCGCCAGCATCCAGCTCTCGCGCGATGACATGGCCGCTATGGTCGGCACGGCCCCGAGTCGCTCATTCGCACCCTTAGCGAATTCAACCAGAACGGCTTAATTGCCCTGACGCCCAAACATATTCGGGTGCTGCAGCCAGAGAGGCTGCGCCGGGCGCATTGGTAGGGCCGCGCCAAGCAGCCCTGACAAACGTCAGGTAGCAAGGCGATTATTGTCAGCCAGGGGCCGGGCGCGGCCAGACCTTTGCGGCAGGTCGGTTTGCCCTTGCGGCCGGCTTCCACTCTCTATTCCCTCCGCTCTTATGCATATGCCTGCTGCTGCCGCATTTCCCACCCTAGCCCACGGCTTTCGCCGATGAGCTGGCGCCCCGCTAGCCCCGCCCGGCCGCGCCCCGACGACCGAAGCCCCGCCCACACCAGCCGCACCATCAGCGCCGACAGCCTGCGCGTGATGCGGGAAGCCGATGCCAGTATGTCGCCCGATGAGCGGGCTACTACGCCGGCCCGGTGCCCGCAGCCGCTAGCCCCGGTAGTGCGCCCGTGACCGCGCCGGGCACCTAGCGCCGCTTAGGAAGAGCAGGGCGGGCCGACGTTGAAACAGCCCTGGCAACGCCTGCTAACCGCTTGTTTCCATGGACCCTGACCCGCCGCGTGGCGCTGCCAGCAGTGGAGCGGAGCGGGTGGTCAAGATAGCGCCGGTGCTGCTGCGGGCTGCTTGATTGCGTTGGTATGGGCGCTAATGATTTGCTCAGCGTGCCTTGTCAGAATGATATACCAAGTTGCCCTCCGCGCCGGCCCCCGGCCCTTTTCCTGAAAGGAAGGAGCCGGCGCCGGCGCCAGAACAATGTCTATCAACCTGCCAAACACGTGACAAACCCCCTCATCCCATGAAACCTAACTTCGTTGTCCTCACCGATTCTTCGCCTGCCGGCGAGCGGGCGCAAGCCTACGCCGCCGCGCTGGCCGCGCCGCTGGGGCCGAGCTGCACCTGGTGCATGTATTTGCCCCAATGGCCGTAACCACCCTGGAATATGGCTTTACGATGCCCATGCTGGACGTGGACTATGTGCGCGCACTCCGTAATTCCCTCGCCAGTGCCGCTGCGGGTCTATCCGTGCCCACTACCTCCGAAGTAATTGAAAATGAGTGGTACACGGCCGTGGAGCAGGCCCTGGATACCTATCGGCCGCTGCTGCTAATTGCTGGCCTCACGGCCACCCACGGCCGCCTCGAAGAGTGGCTCAATAACCGCGCCCTTCCGCTGGCCCACCGCACGGGCTATCCGCTGCTATTGGTACCCGAGCACCTGCCCGCCGCCGCCCTGCGCCCGCCCCGCCGCCTGGTGCTGGCCGTGGAGGACCGCCCGTTTACCCTCACGCCCGAGGCGCTGGCCCTGGCGCCGCTGCTGCAGGCGCTGGGCTGCGCGTTCGTCACGACCACCGTATTTCCGCCCCAGCAGGCCACGAGCGGCGAGGCGGGCTGGCTGGCCGCGCAGCGTTGCGGGCTAGCCCCCACCCTGGCCGGCAGTGCGCTGCACCGGGTGGTGGATGCGCGGCCCGCCGCCGGCATCTGGCAGGCCACCGACGAGTTGGAGGCCGACATGCTGGCCTTGCTCGACCAGGGCCACGGCTGGATGCATAAGATGTTCAGCGGCAGCGTTATTGCCCACGCTGTGCGGTTTTCGCAGGTGCCGGTGCTGCTGCTCTCGGCGCGCATGGCGGCCTGACGCCAGGTGCCCACCATACTTGCCCGCTACCACTAAGGCCGGCGTGCCGTGTCAATGCATGCGCCATAAAGGAAAAATGCAGGAGCCCGGTGGCGGCTAGTCGATAGATTATCAACTAGCCGCCAAAAGCACGTTAGCCATTCGCTACTCCGCCGCGAGGGTAGTAGTAGCACCGGCACCTGCGAGTAGCGCAGCACATCGGCAATCACGCTGCCGCTAAAGAGCTTATGTATCCAGCCGTGACCCTGGTCGAGCAAGGCTAGCATGTCGGCCTCCAGCTCGTCGGTGGCCTGCCAGATGCCGGCGGCGGGCCGCGCATCCACCACCCGGTGCAGCGCGCTGCCGGCCAGGGTGGGGCTAGCCCGCAGCGCTGCGCGGCCCGCAGGCCGGCGCCGCCCTTGTGGCCCGGTGGGGGGGAGGACCGTGACGGGCACCACGGCGCAACTCAGCCGGGCGAGCAGCGGGCCAGGCCCGCCCCTCGGGCGTGAGGGTAAACGGGCGGTCCTCCACGGCCAGCACCAGGCGGCGGGCGGGCGCAGATACATAGCCGCCAGAAACTCGGGCACTAGCAGCAGCGGGTAGCCCGTGCGGTGGGCCAGCGGTAGGGCGCGGTTGCTCAGCCACTCGTCCAGCGGCCCATCGGTGGCGGAAAGGCCGGCTAGCAGCAGCGCCGGCTGGTAAGCGGCCAGCAGCTGGTCGAGGGCCGAATACCAGTTGTCGTCTTCCAGCAGCTCGACGGTGGCCGGCACCGGCAAGCGGGCCGCCGCCTCTAGCAGCCCGGCGCGCACGGCCGGCACGTAATCCGTATCGAGTAGCGGCGGCCCAAATTCTAGGGCAACCAGCGGCTGCGCCAGCACGTGCACCAGGTGCAGCGTGGCCCCCAGCGGGCGGCCAGCACGGCGGCGTAGGCTAGCATGAACTCGTTGGCGGGCGTGCCATCGGTGAAAACAATAAAGTCGGTTTTCATAGTAAATAAAAAAATGCCGGAAATCCGGCCCGGCGAAAATCGCTAGCTGCCAGCCAAGCCAGCCCTATCGGAAGCGCCCTGATTGAAAAGAAATATGGCCCATGAGGTGACCTGTGCAAAAATTAACTGAACTTAAAATCCCGGCTTTCGCTGCCGAAAACCGGGATTTGTCAGGCGGCCTACTTGGTGCCGTACTCTTCGGCGTGGCTCTTGCGCGCGTGGGTAGCGTGCTCGGCGGCGTGCTCAGTGTGGGCGGCGGCGGTGTGGGCGTGGTGCGCCGCCTTCTCGTGGCTGCCGGCTTCCTGGTGCTTGGCGGCTTCGGTGTGATGCTTGGCGGCCTCGGTATGGTGGGTGGCAGCCTTTTTGTGGCTTTCAGCAGCTTTCTTCGACATGGGTGGGGAATTAAAGCGCGCCGGAGTTGGCACGGGTGGGTTGGGCACGAGGGCTAGCGAGTTTGCGTCAGAAGCCAGCGCGCCGCGTCTTAATTAGCGCTGGGCGTAAAGTGCGAACCCGCTTGAAAACAGAGTAGAAATTAGTCAATATAATGCGTGTGAAGTAGTTATAGCTCAGAAAGGAGAGAAGTGGGTAAAAAGCAGCCCGCCACCCACCCGGGCGGCGCGGGGCGGGCTGCCCAGTCTTACAGTCCGTGGTCGGGCGAGATGAGCAGGTCGTTGTCCACGAAGCTGGCGCCGGCGTCGTAGGCCGCGTAGGTGGCCTGTTCGCGGTCGAGCCAGGTTTCGACGGTGCCCGTGAGCGTGGCGTGGCCTTTCTCTACCAGCACCTCTATCTCCTGATTATTGAGGCTAGCCGACCAGAAGTACCGGTTGCGGATGCGCTCGGCCAGGGCGAAGTCGGGTTGGGGCGGGCATAGTGGGCTTCCAGGCGGCGGTCTGGTAGGCGTTGAAATCGGGGCTGCCGGGCACGCTCACCCAGTTGTCCAGCTCTGCCACGCCATTCACGCCCGAGGCCACGGCCCCGGCCTGCTCCTGCTCAAAGTGCGTGCTCACCTGCCCATACAGCTGGGCCTTGCCGTTGCGCACGTACACGCTGAAGTCGCAGCCGCTCACGTAGGGTCGCGGGCCAGCGCCTCGCGGATGGTCTGGCCGATGTGCAGGTCGGGGATGAAGCGCTTGGTGCGTACTTTCAGCAGGTTATGTACGTCCCAGACGCCCACTACGTGGCGGGCGTCGCGCTCGGCATCCTGCTTGGCGCGCAGGTTGCTCACGACCCCGCTCAGCGTCACCACGCCGTTGTGCACCGCCACCAGCGGCTGGTACGAGAGCACGCGCGGGTCGAAGCGAAAGGCATCGACCACGGCCTGGGCAATGTCCTGGTCGGAGCGCGGGCTAGCTTGTCGCGCCGCAGCTCGTGGCCCAGCGCCCAGTAGGCCACCGCCAGGTCGCGGGCATCGACGCGCGCCGCGCCGGCCCGGTAAGCGGTGGCCTCCACGCGGTTTTTCTCGGCGGCGGTGCCCACCGTGCCGCTCAGGCGCACTACCCGGTCGGTGGTGCGCACTTGCACCAGGGCGCTGTTCACCCGAATGTCCCAGGCCAGCAGCTCACGGATTTGGGTGCTGATTTCTTCGTCCGAATTCTCGATTTTGCCCCAGCGGATAAGCAGGTCGTCGGCTCCAAGGCTACGCACGCCCTTCACGCCGCGCACCACGCGCAGCACCAGTTCCTTCTCGGCCCAGCTCTGGAGCGTGCCCGCTAGGGTAAGGTGGCCATCGGCGGCGGTGGCCTGCACGTTGTAGTCGCTGGTGGCGGGGTCGGCGGCCAGGGCGCTGGCTACGTGCGCTTGCAGCTCGTGGTCGGCCACGTCGGGCGTGCTGATAAGAATCTCATTCACCACGCCGCGCACGCCGCGCAGGGCCAGGGCAATTTCTTCGGCCCGCTCGCGCGAGAGCAGGTTGTCGGTAATGCCGGTCAGCAGCACAATGCCATCGTGGGTGGCTACGTCGATGAGGTGCGCAGCTACGCCTTTCTTGGTGGTAAAAAACAGCTCAATGGCGGTCGTAATGTCTGCATCGACCACGTGCTCAATGGTCTGTTCGAAGGTTTCGAGGGTTTGCATGGGTCACAAGGGCTAGGTTATTCCGGCTCCCGGTGAGCGCGAATTCACCCGTAAAAGTCGCCCCCTAGCCCCGCCGTAGTGCTGACAACAATTCCTTGAAAGTATGACGTTTGTCAGGTGGCCGGGGCAGGGCGCGCCCGGCTGAGGGCTAGCCCCCGGCCGGCCTCCGGCGCTAAAACAGGCCTTTGTCCAGTTCCAGGCGGGCTTCCTCTAAATCCAGCTCGTTTTCGAGCTTGCGCAAGAGGTCGTCGCTGGTGCGCTCCTTTTGCTGCAACTCCTGTAGTACGCCGCGTTCAAATTTAATAAGCTCTTCCTGAAGAAATTGCGACTTGGTAAAGGGTTTCTCGTGCAGGTCGTGGGGGGGCGCTCCTTCAGGGCGGCCGTCCAGCTGCGCAGCAGCGCCAGGCGCACGCCGTAGCTCAGCTTCATGCGTTGAAGCACGTCGGCGGGTACCCAGTGGGCGGTGGCGGGCGGTCAAGGTATTCGAGAATGCGCTCGGCCAGCTGCACGCGCACGTGCACCTCCTCGCGCCCGGCCAGCGGGTCGGGCCGGATGCCCAGCCAGTGAATGAGTGGCCCTAAACTCAGGCCCTGCAACACGAGCGTGCAGAAAATAACCACGAACGTGACCAACAAAATGACATCGCGGTGCGGGAATGGGCGCCGTGGCGCTGGCTAAGGGTAGGGCTAGCGCGGCGGCCAGCGACACCACCCCGCGCATGCCCGTCCAGGCCACCACGCTCACCAGGGCCAGCGGCGGCACCGGCTCCTCGGCCCGAATATCGTGGCTGAGCCAGCGCGGGCGTAGGCGCTGGGGTACCACCACAGCAGCCGGGCGGCCACCACCGTGCCGCTGATGAGCACGCCGTAGCCCAGCACCGCCCAAATAAAGCCGGGCCGGATGCCGTGCAGAATAGCCGGCAGCTCCAGGCCCATAAGACTAAAAACCAATCCATTGAGCAGCGAAACGGCCGACGTCCATACGGCATCGCTGCGCAGGCGCGCCTGCGAGCCGTAGATAACCCGCCGGCCCAGAAACAGCCCCACCGTGACCACCGCCAGCACCGCCGACACGTGCAGTTCCTCGGCCAGCAAAAAGGCGAGGTAGGGCGTCAAAAACGTGAGGCTGGTGCCCACTACCGGACTCTCGGTGAGGCGGTGCACGTGCAGGATAAGCCAGCCCACGGCCAGCCCGATGACCACGCCGGCCGTGGCCGTCCACACCAGCTGCAGGCTGGCTTCCCACAGCACAAAGTGGCCCGTGGCCACGGCGGCCAGCGCGTAGCGGTAGGCAATAAGGCCGGTGGCGTCGTTTACCAGGCTTTCGCCCTCGATAATGGCCGTGACGCGGCGCGGCAGCCCCAGCCCCTGCGTGATGGATGCCGCCGCCACGGCATCGGCGGGCTTACAATGGCCCCGAGCAAAAACGACGAGGGCCAGTCGAAGCCCGGCAGCAGCCAGTGGGTGGCCAGGGCCACCAGCAGCGTGGTGAAGAGCACGCACCCCAGCGCCAGTAGCCCGATGGGCCGCCGCGCCGCCTTAAAATCGGGCCACGAGGTGCTGCCCGCCGCCGCATACAGCAAGGGCGGCAAAAACAGGGTAAACACCAGGCTAGGGTCCAGCTCGAAGCGCGGCAGCCCCGGCATCAGTCCGAGTACAATGCCTGTGAGCATCAATAAGATGGGTAGGAGAGCCGCAGGCGCTCCGCTACTTCGGCCACGGCCGTGGCCACGGCCAGCAGGGCAATAAGCAGTTCGAGATTGTGCATCGGGCGGGCCGCCCGGCGGCTGGCTTAACGCAAAATGGGGTGGGGCGGGCAGCAGGCTAACCCTGATTTTTTCGGTGAGCACCCGGATAAAGGCCGCGTTCACGCCGTTGCTCGACACGTGGTGGCCGTTGACTAGGGTGCCCTTCACGTTGAACTTGAGGACGAAATGGCATACACCACTTCGGTCCCGGCCGGGTCGCCGGCCTCGCCGAAGTGGTGCTGACTGTCTACCACAAACTCGTCGGGCGTCAGCTGCAGGGCCGAGCGCTGGCCGGTCAGCAGGTGCTTGCGGAGGTCAAAATTCTCCGTGTAGCCCTCCTTTCTAAGCTTGGTGATGGTGGCCAGCAGCGCAGTCATAAAATCCATACCAAGCGCGGTTTAATAACAGAAAGGAAAGTCTGCTGCAAAAGTCCGCCTTTCGCCGCCGCGCGGCTATGACCAGCAGGCTGGGCGCAGTTGATTTTCATCAACTTGCCAAGGCAGGTACTGGTCTTGATTCGCGCACTACTAGGGCCGGTGGTGGGTTAGACATTAAGGGCCACCTACCTATTCCCGCCTGCGCAGCCACAGGCTACTGGCTAGCCAGGGCCAACGGCCAAACAGCGCTTGGCGCACTGCCTCGTCGCGCTGGTATACGTCGGCAAAAAAGCGTAGGTGGCCATTTTCGGCGGTGCAGGTGGCGTAGCGCACGTATAGGGCCAGGGCTGGGTCAGGCGCACATCGCGGGGCTGGGCTGGCGGGCGCACGCGTCGTCGCTGGCAGGTTCAC
The genomic region above belongs to Hymenobacter sp. BRD128 and contains:
- a CDS encoding response regulator transcription factor, giving the protein MKTILLIEDDAFIRENTAELLGLAGYAVHAAKNGKLGVEQALAEKPDLVVCDIMMPVLDGYGVLHIFNQNPQLAGVPFIFLTAKTERIDQRRGMELGPTTTSPNPSAKTSC
- a CDS encoding cyclic nucleotide-binding domain-containing protein, translated to MGHLAGLSGDRKTHAVRRKQTIYLEGDEVTRGYFVQAGRVKTVKTTEGGKELITGFYGPGEFFGYLPLLEHTLHSDSPWPSTMRSWCTFRRMTFRSCCCAIRR
- a CDS encoding Crp/Fnr family transcriptional regulator produces the protein MALDDAELVYIPQDDFSQLLLRNSAVSQQFIRLLAGRVREREQQLLTMAYSSIRRRVADTLLRLHEPISADPTASIQLSRDDMAAMVGTAPSRSFAPLANSTRTA
- a CDS encoding universal stress protein, which gives rise to MAVTTLEYGFTMPMLDVDYVRALRNSLASAAAGLSVPTTSEVIENEWYTAVEQALDTYRPLLLIAGLTATHGRLEEWLNNRALPLAHRTGYPLLLVPEHLPAAALRPPRRLVLAVEDRPFTLTPEALALAPLLQALGCAFVTTTVFPPQQATSGEAGWLAAQRCGLAPTLAGSALHRVVDARPAAGIWQATDELEADMLALLDQGHGWMHKMFSGSVIAHAVRFSQVPVLLLSARMAA
- a CDS encoding universal stress protein; the encoded protein is MHVLAQPLVALEFGPPLLDTDYVPAVRAGLLEAAARLPVPATVELLEDDNWYSALDQLLAAYQPALLLAGLSATDGPLDEWLSNRALPLAHRTGYPLLLVPEFLAAMYLRPPAAWCWPWRTARLPSRPRGGPGPLLARLSCAVVPVTVLPPTGPQGRRRPAGRAALRASPTLAGSALHRVVDARPAAGIWQATDELEADMLALLDQGHGWIHKLFSGSVIADVLRYSQVPVLLLPSRRSSEWLTCFWRLVDNLSTSRHRAPAFFLYGACIDTARRP
- a CDS encoding BON domain-containing protein; amino-acid sequence: MSTPTRPPPGSPLCPPQPDFALAERIRNRYFWSASLNNQEIEVLVEKGHATLTGTVETWLDREQATYAAYDAGASFVDNDLLISPDHGL
- a CDS encoding BON domain-containing protein, which produces MSGCDFSVYVRNGKAQLYGQVSTHFEQEQAGAVASGVNGVAELDNWVSVPGSPDFNAYQTAAWKPTMPAPTRLRPGRAHPQPVLLVG
- a CDS encoding BON domain-containing protein, with product MVDAFRFDPRVLSYQPLVAVHNGVVTLSGVVSNLRAKQDAERDARHVVGVWDVHNLLKVRTKRFIPDLHIGQTIREALARDPT
- a CDS encoding BON domain-containing protein, producing MQTLETFEQTIEHVVDADITTAIELFFTTKKGVAAHLIDVATHDGIVLLTGITDNLLSRERAEEIALALRGVRGVVNEILISTPDVADHELQAHVASALAADPATSDYNVQATAADGHLTLAGTLQSWAEKELVLRVVRGVKGVRSLGADDLLIRWGKIENSDEEISTQIRELLAWDIRVNSALVQVRTTDRVVRLSGTVGTAAEKNRVEATAYRAGAARVDARDLAVAYWALGHELRRDKLARAPTRTLPRPWSMPFASTRACSRTSRWWRCTTAW